The following nucleotide sequence is from Candidatus Eisenbacteria bacterium.
AGACCAGAGTCCGGTTTTCAACTTTAAATAGTCCGGTTTTGAATTTTAACTGACACTCGAACAGTATTTCTTGACACCGTGTTTTGGCTCCGGTATCCTGATTGGCCAGTGCTTTGTGGTTTCCAGGTGTCCCTCGGAATGCCCCGGGGGTTTTGACTAAATGTGGTGACATAGAAGACTTTATGCGAATGAGGAAAAGGCAAATTGAAACGAACTGAACTCTGGAGAATAGGCATCATAGCTGTCTCGTTACTGCTTGCTCTCTGGTATCTCTTCCCATCATTCAGGTTGTACAGAATGTCTGCCTCAGCGCGCAGTTCAGTTGTCCAGGAGAAGCTCGATGCGCTGAGAGACAAAGCACTCCGGCTCGGGCTTGACCTCCAGGGCGGGATGCATCTTGTGCTCGAAGTGGACAAAGCCAAGCTGACCGCGGCAGAAGCAGAAGACGCTGCCGATAGGGCGATGGAAGTCATAAGGAACAGAGTTGACCAGTTTGGAGTTACCGAGCCTCTGATCCAGAAGCAGGGCAAGGACAGAATCGTCATTCAATTGCCGGGGCTTCTCGACGCAGATAGAGCAAAAGCTCTGATTGGTCAGACTGCCATGCTCGAGTTCAAGATAGTGAAGACTGAAGAAGAGGCGAAGAGGATCATGGACCGGCTTGACAGCTATTTCTCCCGCTCCCAAATTGCCAGGCAGCTTGGCGGAGACAGCCTAACCGTCGAAAAACCGGTCAACGCGAGGATTCTGACTTTTAAAGAGGGGGCGGCATTCTTTGAAACTGAAGAGACCGCGCCCGTCGAAAATCTTCTTGCAAGTTCTGGTATCGATACGCTTCTTCCCGGTGATGCGTCCCTCTCATGGGGATATGAGGAAGAAGCTTTCCAGGGAAGGGCCGGCAAGTTTCTGTACGTGCTTGACAGGGAACCCTTGCTCACCGGCTCGGCAGTGGCCAACGCCATCATGGGGTTTGGCCTTGAAGAAATGGCTCCAAATGCTCCTGGAGTTTCGCTGACGATGACAGGAAAGGGCGGGGCAAAGTTTGCAAAGTTAACAGGGAACAATGTCGGCAGAGAGCTGGCAATAGTTCTTGATAACAAGGTGCGCTCGGCTCCGGTGATTAGAGAGAGAATCCCGGGAGGCAGGGCTTCGATTACCGGAAGATTCGACGAGAAGGAAGCGAAGGACCTTGCCGTAGTTCTTAGGACCGGCGCCCTCCCTGCTCCGGTTAACGTGGTTGAAGAGAGGACCGTAGGTCCATCGCTGGGGCGGGATTCAATCAATATGGGCGTAAGGGCCGGTATCATTGGAAGCATACTTGTTGTGCTCTTCATGGTTGGCTACTACCGGGTGTCCGGGCTTCTGGCAATTGGCGCCGTTGTCGTCAACACGCTCTTCATACTCGCCGTGCTCGCCGGATTCCACGCGACTCTCACACTTCCCGGACTCGCAGGAATTGTCCTCACAATCGGAATGGCAGTCGATGCCAACGTTCTCGTTTTCGAAAGAATACGGGAGGAGCTCAGGAACAAGAAGACCGTGCGGGCGGCGATCGATGCCGGCTATACAAGGGCATTCCGGACAATTCTGGATTCAAACGTAACTACGCTCATAAGCGCACTCTTCCTCTTTCAATTCGGGACAGGACCTATCAAAGGTTTTGCGGTTACACTGAGCATCGGGCTGCTGGCGAATATGTACACTGCAGTTTTCTGCACGAGAGTTGTTTTCGACATGATAACGGCGAGGAAGAGAGTAGAGAAGCTGAGCATCTGAGAGGGGACAATGTTACAACTTCTGGTGGGGACTAAGTTTGGGTTTATGGCGCGCAGACGTTATGCGTACATGTTCTCCGGCGTGTGCGTGCTGATAACAATCATCTCGCTCATCGCCCACGGCGGTCCCAGGCTCAGCATCGATTTCACCGGCGGAACCTTGATGCAGTTGAAATTCAGCCAGCCTGTAAGGATTGATAGAGTCAGACAGGCAGTGGATGCTGCCGGTTACAGAGGTTCTGAGATTCAGGAGATTGGAGACTCGGGCGAAATTCTTATCCGGCTTCAAAACCCGGAGACAGGAAAGGATCCTTTCCCGGTAATCAAGAGTTCCTTTGCGAGCTTTTTCCCCGGTGTCCAGGTTGACTTGAGAAGGGAAGAAGCGGTCGGCCCCAAGGTTGGAAAAGAGCTGAGAGGGAAAGCGATTCTGGCAATTTTCTGGTCACTTCTCGGCATACTCATCTATGTGAGCATAAGGTACGAGTTCCGTTTTGCGCTAGGTGCCGTGATATCGCTCTTCCATGACGTGTTCATCGCCCTGGGGGCTGTCTCGGTCGCCAACAAAGAAGTGAGTCTCACCGTTGTTGCCGCCCTTCTCACTCTTGCTGGCTTTTCGATCAATGACACGATTGTTGTTTTCGACAGGATACGAGAGAGAGGAAGGGCCCTGAGAAAGGAAGGTCTTCAGAAAGTTTTTGACACGAGCGTAAACGAGACTCTCAGCAGAACAGTAATCACCACGTTTACAGTATTCCTCACGGTTATCGCTCTCTATCTCTTTGGTGGTGAGGTAATTCACGATTTCTCCTACGTTATGCTCGTAGGCGTGGTTTTCGGGACCTATTCCTCAGTTTATGTTGCATCCGCTCTTTCACTTGATATTGCTCTTGTGAGGCAGAAGAAGCTGAGAAAATAGGAAAATAGTGACAGTCACCTATTTATGATAATGGAAATAGGTGACTGTCACTATTTTCCCCTGTGGAACTTGCGCCTTTTCTTCCTGTATAATTAGGTAACAACCCCACTGGTGTCCGATTAGAAGTCCAAGAATAGCTGGAGGTTACGGGGATGTCTT
It contains:
- the secD gene encoding protein translocase subunit SecD, which produces MKRTELWRIGIIAVSLLLALWYLFPSFRLYRMSASARSSVVQEKLDALRDKALRLGLDLQGGMHLVLEVDKAKLTAAEAEDAADRAMEVIRNRVDQFGVTEPLIQKQGKDRIVIQLPGLLDADRAKALIGQTAMLEFKIVKTEEEAKRIMDRLDSYFSRSQIARQLGGDSLTVEKPVNARILTFKEGAAFFETEETAPVENLLASSGIDTLLPGDASLSWGYEEEAFQGRAGKFLYVLDREPLLTGSAVANAIMGFGLEEMAPNAPGVSLTMTGKGGAKFAKLTGNNVGRELAIVLDNKVRSAPVIRERIPGGRASITGRFDEKEAKDLAVVLRTGALPAPVNVVEERTVGPSLGRDSINMGVRAGIIGSILVVLFMVGYYRVSGLLAIGAVVVNTLFILAVLAGFHATLTLPGLAGIVLTIGMAVDANVLVFERIREELRNKKTVRAAIDAGYTRAFRTILDSNVTTLISALFLFQFGTGPIKGFAVTLSIGLLANMYTAVFCTRVVFDMITARKRVEKLSI
- the secF gene encoding protein translocase subunit SecF, coding for MLQLLVGTKFGFMARRRYAYMFSGVCVLITIISLIAHGGPRLSIDFTGGTLMQLKFSQPVRIDRVRQAVDAAGYRGSEIQEIGDSGEILIRLQNPETGKDPFPVIKSSFASFFPGVQVDLRREEAVGPKVGKELRGKAILAIFWSLLGILIYVSIRYEFRFALGAVISLFHDVFIALGAVSVANKEVSLTVVAALLTLAGFSINDTIVVFDRIRERGRALRKEGLQKVFDTSVNETLSRTVITTFTVFLTVIALYLFGGEVIHDFSYVMLVGVVFGTYSSVYVASALSLDIALVRQKKLRK